In the genome of Impatiens glandulifera chromosome 6, dImpGla2.1, whole genome shotgun sequence, the window gtggtttaaggcacactcgttgcttgatatgttctggaatatcccaatactcTTCATGACAAACTGGATATATTGTTTCCGCGTAAGCATTGACCCACATTTCActtgagtaatacctgaaacataacaattgaacatgtgagaaataaagttagttagataaattcaatagcaaataatctaaagtaaaccttgagcagaactcataggcatccaatctatgggtacgtgaagcagccagggcatgagtgcaaggaagaccagatacatcaaataccctacaactacaactcattcctctcaagtcaactttataatcagattcaccgtcatggacataaaactcgaaacggttaagtggatgaacgttatataatctggccttctcagcttgatcacgtaagaacttttcataataaaaagataaacgttcattgtgattggaagctttttctcttcgactgttaaaccaatcttgtaatgtgaatcttaaataatcagctaagattgatatgggatactttctagcttccctactttgactattgaagctctcagcgtaattacttgtcatttgattgtatcgtttacccggaaaaaatgcacgactccatctctcaaacccaatatctgccaaatacatagcaatacgagggtccttagcattgatcttgtcaaaatgctgattaaacttcaagattgtgtatgcttgagaagccaaaccaaactcggcgtggcagtgatcggttttgaatttggccataatattcatcttgatatgatatgtgcacgcaccgtggtcagcttctggaaaaacagcacacaaggcattggcgatgcttgggtgtctatcagatacaaacacgagatcatcaaccaatccaattgcatctctaagtttttgcatgaaataagtccaggagttgttattttcagaatcaacaacgccgaatgcaacaggatagagttgttcattcgcatctaatgctatcgccaccaatagctgacctccaaccttgtgcttaagaaaactggcatcgacgcacaatactggacgacaacagtttttgaaacccctaattgagcagcctaaggacatgaacatatacctgaaatgaccgtgctcatccgtctggatgtctgttatggtacccggattgttcttctccaacatgtacaggtatgatggcaatttaccgtaagaatcttctacagttcctcgcaccgccattagggccttttctctagaccgccaagccttattataagacaactttattccataagtagtctgtatgtcttccattattttcttgggcatgtggtcatggtgatggtccatgtacttgctcttcatgcattccccaaacacccatgctggtgctggcctttgattctcttgcctcgtcacaattgaacaggtatgatcttttacgaatttacgaatctcaaacatttccgaggaatttactctgacagcacgcagtctccacttgcaattcttatccaaacatttcacaacccaaagttctttttttgacttcaacactttgaattcaaaatgattagtcatggcatatttatataacctcagctgaagttcttttttattctcaaacaaagaactgacttccaatccgattccggtacttactgcctcatgtaaaggattttcactacttggtatgttactagcaacccattcactgcagcttggttgagtacgaacaacaacattgttttgttgtgtactaggaacccaagaaccgcttggatttggattggtactaggaacccaatcagaactactaggttgggtaataggaacccaatcatcatcagcatcatcccccacattcagacgcaaatgttcatcttcaatgtcattttcaaagaaaacctcacgctgcatcgggaagacgtcggggtcatcaatttctggaacagctacactttcttgagttggtagtgacttctctactaaggatacacacaatggagtgcggttgtggactgaaactgcttcatgtaaaaagaactccacatccacatctttttttatatcagttatataagaaaatttggcaatcatgccaggagcattatacttggcttgaagcaataaatcatatctagatttgtcaacatcggtagcagaataaatttgatcaactaattgggcataagtagaattttggggaacaatcataccgctgtttgactttgcagaaaaatgagtaagatcgtccgtagttttccactctccatcaaagtaaagaagtacaggtacttgagctgcaattgaaaacagttcaacaacatcacaagaattgaaaacagttcaacaacattaccaTAAATTAAGCACAACAAAAATAACAGAATTACTATCAAATAAAGTTCATTTTTAGTTATTCTAAGTTTGGATTTTAAAAGCCTCCAAATTTTAATCTGAAAgataatacaataatatattatgttaattaagaaaatatatcttttgtACATAATCATTTTGTCTatcaaaaacaactttaaatAAGAAAGTAGCAGCTACAGAGACAACAAATCCTAATCCTAAACCctctctatattatattaaagcTATAATTATTGTGTTAACCATAGGATGATGATAGGTAAATTGAGAATTTAGTCAAGGGTACAACACATACAAGTAAATAGACACCAACTAAATAACATCTTCAAATAAGTATTCAAATTGAACAAACTTTGTTTCTTACAAGACTCTAATGAAATCAAGTCTATCAGtactaacaaataataacatataacaATTGTTAAGTGTAAATGAACTAactgaaagagaaatatgattgAGTAAAGACTGTTTATACCAAAACCATATATATACCCAGCTTTATACTCTATCAAGTtcaaaatttatcatcattgttaatAAATAAGCCAAGGTTCAATATATAAGAAACAAGCCATAGAAGTACAGGTTAGGGTTTGATGATAAACAATTTCAGATATTATTCTtcctttcaattcaattcatttcTTCTATCTGAATCTTTCATCTCTCTTACTCTCTTAGTAATGATAACTAAGAGTGTTTACGTAGTCAAATCATTTCAATCATCCATaaattacccttactttatttgaatagcattttaaatattacataaacatacccattttgagaacgaagagtagtgggtaagctgctgctgctcgtggtcgggTTGTTCAGGGTATCGTGGTGTCGTCGTAGTCGtccgctgctgctgctcgtggtcgagttcttcaggggagggtcgagtcggagtggcgaaagcgagagaagagagaaggggaaattaaggattcgtggttttgttataaattagggcacaaaaataatatatacgatgaaagacgtgaattgttattcacgtgtttcatctaaaacacgtgaataaactcacgcgttttattgtgaaatgcattcacgtgtttcatctaaaacacgtgaataaactcacgcgttttaatgtgaaatgcattcacgcgtttcatctaaaacgcgtgagtttattcacgcgttttagatgaaacacgtgaatagcaacattgttccttgttccttgttgtttgagttatgtggagaatatgcgtgaataacaacattgttccttgttgtttgagttatgtggcgaataacaacattgttccttgttgtttgattatacacaatacgcgtgagttatgaggataagttatgatattgttaacataagtaataaagcataaatagaagaatattcagtaatataaaccaccataaatcataaatatccaaattaagtattgttataaaccataaatatcataaatatcataaataagccataaatagaagaagaacagtaagtctaaacaactccaaattaagtaagcaaatgctgcaaatcacaagcagcaacagattgaagcaactttgtatgaggaacaacatgttcatccaatatgcTTGACAAAGCAGCCGCTGTCTCAAAAGCCAATTGTCGGGGagaacatcaaaatccttttcaattgatcgatacctgctgtctatctcgaagtatactattatagttttcgcatcccttggctcagcaaatggataatctggattatccgattctttaatagtaccacctccagcaactattaactcaatgagatcctgtttgtaaagtgtgttgaaattccctacaaatataaaaatgtaaccgtcgaacagtttcgaacgctgaaaaaccaacaaagaagataatttcagttatcatgcaaaaaaagaaaaagtacagataggaggaataataccaaactcacattattcaacaacagaagtctgccttttctaggaccaccttgggctccatgattatcatgtttaacctcataaggttcctcatcaacacagttttCGGTTTccaatgatgattttatccctaaacaaatgtgtatgaaaataatttttaatctaatttaacagacatatgtatgaaaataatcttgttaacagagactcacaatcaatagtaaggacccatttcccgttcagaattgccttcaatactttttgagttcggccgcatgcaccattgggatcagtgtaagcaataacatgagttacatcttctctccacttcggagacacccttgcaccaaaagtgcgagcaaattcaactatcaacaactgtgtaaaacaataatataatggttattacatacaaaactagttaatatggacatagtagagagaatagaacatacattattttcaggtgataattgattgggacataaggtcataacagtgtttgttgcctgcatattataaaaaaaaaaaagagttgaacgaactgagaaaacaattttattaacaaccattttaatacataccattttgttgaacgaactgagaaaaccacacggcagctcctgatctaaatactacaatatccatcattataaacagcagaatatacatcaatagctaaccatacaatattcatgtaattgaaaatcaacaatcaatcagtatatataggaaaaccaaaccttaaaccctaaatacaacaatatccatgaatatgaatggcagaatatacatcgaaacctaaccctaaacataaatactataatatctatcaatataaatggcaaaatatacatcaaaacctaaccctaaacctaaatacatcaatatccattataaacagcataatatacatcaaaaccaaaccctaaacctaaatacatccatataaatggcagaatatacatcgaaacctaaccctaaacccaaatacttcgatatacataggaaacggcataatatacatcaaaaccaaacctttacccctaaatacaccaatatccatgaatataaacggtaaatatacatcaaaacctaaccctaaacctaaatacttcgatatacataggaaacggcataatatacatcaaaaccaatcctttaaccctaaatacatccatatccatgaatataaacggtaaatatacatcaaaacctaagtcTAAACCCTAAGCCCTAAATtgacctgatgatgttgaagaacgatgatgttggaaggatctcgaagatgttgaggaacgatgatgttgaggaacaatgatgttgaggaacgctgatgttgaggaacgatgatcttgatggatgtgggaatggaaagtcggccgcagtcggagtgggagggagaatcggggaggttttgtttaaaattagggcgtgaaaattatatataagactaaagacgcgatttaccatgcacgcgatttaatctaaatcgcgtgagttcatcaccgcgatttagattaaatcgcgtgcatggtaaatcgcgtacatttaaaaacgcgaattacgaatcacgcgtttcatctaaatcgcggtgattaactcacgcgatttagatgaatcgcgtgattggtaattcgcgtctttgagcgtaagaaatggcgccgaaggggtatttccgacatttcgcagggcaaaagggccctttttgccaactttagtaggcgggggccctttttggaatttcccctgttatgggggccatttcatcaaatttccccttaaATTCCTAATAAAAGGTAAAATAAGTATTTGACCTGTTAACAATAATATAGAGGAAGAATACATATCTCTACTACTGGGAGACAGCGATTGGGAGAGCGAGATGGTCTCTGTGGCTGACatggaattaataaataaaaatataataataattaagacacgctccttttattaattaatttctctctcctcttattaaataatttctctctatttctaaaaattaatttatcccATTTATCTCTATtctcactattattattttactcatttatttgatatttattctCTCAATTTAAcgttaaaataactcaataatttaccacaaactctcacattaaatattttaataatatgtttaaataaactctaaactctaaaccccAAATCTTAAACCTTAAATTCTAAAcctagttgaattatgaatttatctattttattttatttttatgatttttcaattcatttatttatcaaatatttttttatttattctttatggctctttttcttttttttattaatttttctattgacttattaatattttttcacaattttttttttttaatttcacccTGTCCGCAAGGTAGACTAGCCAGTCGTTGGaattatataatagaaaaattatttaatgaaaaatgatagagagtgCGACTTGAGAAAGCGAATGATCCAGCGATGCTGGTtgacaggtagaatattctctctcctattattaattattttctctctcctattataaattattttctctctccttttattaaataatttctatcctataaaataataaaaaaaagaaaaaagaggacataaaaaataaataaaaaatatttgataaataaaggaattgaaaagtcataaaaataaaataaatataaaaaatataaattcataattcaactaattagtgatattaattagggtttaggatttagaatttagtatttaggatttagggttagagtttaaggtttagaatttagagtttagggtttaaggtttagaatttatttaaaaaatatttaatgtgagagtttgttgtaaattattgagttattttaaatgagagataatagatGAAGAAAAGGCGGAAGCACGCTCAGAAGAATTGCAGAGaaaagttaaagaaaaattgAGCGGAAAAGATATTTGCTTGTATTGGATGATGTTTGGAATGAAGAGGTTGAGGCATGGAGGAGGTTGAGATCTATTTTGGATTGTGGATCAAATGGTGCTTTTGTCCTTACAACGACACGTAAAGGAAATGTGGCAGAAATCATGGGAACAATTCAACCTTTTGAATTATCCTCTCTCTCTCAAGATAATTGTTGGTTATTATTCGAAGAATGCGCAGAACCAAAACTTccaaactttattaatattggTAAAGAAATAAGTAGAAAATGTATGGGTGTTCCCTTAGTTACCAATGTCTTGGGAAGCCAATTGCGATTCAATTGTGACGAAAAGGAATGGCGCAGAATAAGAGACAGTGAGATACGGGAGATTtcacaaaatgaaaatttaattttgtctaTTCTAAGATTGAGTTATTATGATCTCCCTTATCATTTGAGAAGATGTTTTGTGTTTTGTGCTATATTTCCCAAGGATGCTGAAATTGAAAAGGTGAGATTAATCCAATTGTGGATGGCCCATGGTTTAATTCCTACAGTTAAAAACCAAGAAGTGGAAGATATTGGGAATACAATTTGGAATGAGTTGTGTCGGAGATCCTTTTTTCAAGACGAGAAATTCGATCAATCTGGAAATGAAATATGTAAGATGCACGATCTTATGCATGATCTTTCCGAATCTGTTATGAAAGATGAATGTTATACTTTGGATGTTAATAACTCAAGTGATGGTTTAAAACGAGATATACGTCATCTAACGGTAAGGGTTAATGAATTTGTCAAAACATCACTTCGTTCTCTTAAGAAAATTGGAGGGTTGCAATCACTAATCCTCAATGGCAGAGATGTTAAAGGAAATGTCACAGAGAAGATTTGTTTGAGTGTCTTGAAGGAACTTTCGGCTTTAAAGGAACTTTCGGCTTTACGTGTCCTTGAACTAAGCTGTATTAAAGTTAATGGAGATCATTATATGGGACATCTAAAACATCTGAGATACTTAGATATTTCCTATAGTTACGTGATAATATTGCCTGATAGTATATGTGATCTTTTGAACTTACAGACTTTGAAACTCAATAGGTGTATTATGCTTGAAAGTTTGCCCAGAAATACAAAAGATCTCATTAGCCTACGACATCTTTATTTGTAGGATTGtaatagattaaaatatatGCCTAGAGGGATGGGGCAATTGAAACATCTGAAGACGTTAAACTTGTTTGTGATAAGCAATAAGGAGAGAGATGGCCAACTAGATGAATTAAAAGAATTGGATATCGGCGGATCTTTGAAAATTAAGAACCTTGGAAGTGTTAATGACGTATCTATAGAAAGAGGGATAAGTATGGCTAAAATGTCGAGTATCAATCGATTGGAGTTGGAATGGAGAACTATCTATGAAGATGATGATTATGAGAGCACGAGAATTAGAGAtgagaaaattggtgaagctctAGAGGTTTCAACTGCAAGGCtgaagaaattgaaaatgaGTGGTTACAAAGGTGTGAATCCCCTTAAATGGGTGAACAATGTGAATACGATTGCTAGTAGCAGCGTTGACAATGAAATGATAGTACTATTCCCTTTGTTAGAGTATTTGGAGATTTGGAGGATGAATAATTTGAGGGAATTGGTGTCTCCTACTATTCCTAGTGCCGGAGCATTCCCTAATCTATCCAGGTTGGTGATACATGATTGTCCAAAGCTAGGGGCCTTGCCACCGCATCTCAAATCACTCAAACATGTAAGAGTTGAAGGTGAATGTTCGGATGAGTTGTTATATAGCATCTCAAATCTGTGTGCTCTCATTCATCTCGAACTACATTATATGAACGAAAGAAGTGTTTTATTTGGAGCTGGTAAAGCATCCTCATCATCGTCGTCAACCCTTGcggacaataataataataataataataataataataataataataataataatgaagcaCAATTAGGAGGAGGAGTATGCTCAACTTTCCAATCTCTTCAATATCTGACTATTTGGCAGTGCAAGAAGTTAAGGAGTTTGTTTGATGAGGGAATGAAAGAGATATCAAAGATTAGTGGCTGCCAGAACAAACACTTCTTCAACTCTCTAACGGAATTGACTATTATGGATTGTCCGGAGTTGATGATATCAGTTGAGGAATTTGTTGGAAAcctcaatattaataataataattcactaTAGAGTTTGAATATTAGAGAATGTCCTAAGTTGGTGTCTTCAGAAGAAGCAGAAGAAGCGGACGATGTTAGCGCACTCCTGCGTTCCCTTTGAACCAGACTTGATCTTGAGAACTTcgatataaatagatattattttGGAGGAGGAATAGAATTCATTAGAAGATTCAATTAGAAGGTACcgtatacaaatattaattgcatctattattaactatttaatGACTTGTAATTAATTTCTTGACATACATATACAGTGATAACCTAAACGAGTAGAAGACTCAACAAGGAGGCACGTTAAGGTAATTCTTATTTACTTGAAGTTCAGAGTAAATAGTTAATCTATTGGAAAACAAACACCAAGAGCAGAGCATACTGGCCcatatatataaccaaattgGTATgtagagccctgtttctatgattttatttttaaaccaatCCATTATATAATGGTCATATTCACAGTATAACATATGTTATATAACCAAATTGGTATGTAGAGCTCTGTTtctgtgattttatttttaaaccaaaaaagataattttaacttCCATCTGGTTTCCACTTTCCAATCCATTATATAATTGTCATATTCACAATATAACATATGTTATATAATCTTTTGCATCAGGAATCTTCTTCTGCTGGTAGAAAGTGGGGAAGTTATTGTTCATGCGTCAAACTACGAATAAGCCAACTATTGTATAATAGGATTTGATCTAATTTTCTTtgcacttttaattttatttacatatttaatttgatgcATATATAATTAGATCTTTGTTGATCAGAAAATGtgtaaaaagtaaattatttggGTAAATGGATAGAGAATCTATTGcgatattttagttaatgattcgAAAGATAATGATATAAAAGGTCACGATCTAGATCCTGAAACATATATTAAGTGTTATGAAATGTGTTTGCCTTTCTgaaatttcagttatcatacaTAGTCTTCAATTCTTGCACTTttcttttcaatattatatatacattcaaATCTAACCTAATGTTCAACTTATTTGTGCAGGAAACACCATTTATAGTCAAGAACAATTTCAAATTTCTGAAAAATTCATAATCTGTCAgtcttaataataatagaaattgaaatgaaaagaaaaagaaaaaagtatgGAGAAGACATAAGATATATTAATGTGAAATCTAAGATGAATTATagattttgaaattgtttataACTCTAAAGTGAGTTGTCATTGCTAGCCAGAGttcattttaattcaaaattacacatattatttttagtatgcAATAGTAAACTATATATGTACCCAAAAGGCAACCATTCTCTAAATTGTTTTATGGATGCAATTCACCTCCTCCAATAACAACACAAATTCTGAATTCAGACTCAAACCCTCAAATCTTGATTTGTGTTGTTTAACCCCGCATTAAGCctttaagtataaataaattttgaaaatgagaCTAATTAAGTTAAGtttctaaatttttaattgCGATCTAATAAGGTGTTTTAAATTATGCATCATCAGGT includes:
- the LOC124943099 gene encoding putative disease resistance protein RGA3; its protein translation is MSTCNEQLRKEFRKEFAKGATFKDVQLPDGAGDLKFFTTILRLNKWLTDVEMNAAICLLRARAVAYPKSYPEDFTILDCQFGPLVTSYYDEFVADSVDPEKPEGHTFSDVFYHYHWEVEAWRRLRSILDCGSNGAFVLTTTRKGNVAEIMGTIQPFELSSLSQDNCWLLFEECAEPKLPNFINIGKEISRKCMGVPLVTNVLGSQLRFNCDEKEWRRIRDSEIREISQNENLILSILRLSYYDLPYHLRRCFVFCAIFPKDAEIEKVRLIQLWMAHGLIPTVKNQEVEDIGNTIWNELCRRSFFQDEKFDQSGNEICKMHDLMHDLSESVMKDECYTLDVNNSSDGLKRDIRHLTVRVNEFVKTSLRSLKKIGGLQSLILNGRDVKGNVTEKICLSVLKELSALKELSALRVLELSCIKVNGDHYMGHLKHLRYLDISYSYVIILPDSICDLLNLQTLKLNRCIMLESLPRNTKDLISLRHLYL